In Luteibacter mycovicinus, a genomic segment contains:
- a CDS encoding copper resistance protein B, whose protein sequence is MTWRAALVALAMMPGIVAAQSMKDMQGMDQSTMHDDPPPAASAPAASPADQHDSPDHAGHDMSGMAGMGHTSNNAGMEMGPMQGGKAPADARSGDWSDGVAPMSAHDMRMMDMDDTSSTGMLLIDNLEAYAGQGGHGQSWEAEGWYGNDRDKLWVRSEGDRSDGRPQDGDVEVLWSHAVATFWDTQLGVRRDIGAGPKRNWAAFGVQGLAPYWFEVEATAYAGQGGRTAARVRVEYELLLTQRLILQPEIELNAYGKNDIARGIRSGISSVDGGLRLRYEIRRSVAPYVGVAWEHLTGGTADLASGRGQRITDRRWVAGVRLWF, encoded by the coding sequence GTCCATGAAAGACATGCAGGGCATGGATCAGTCGACGATGCATGACGATCCGCCGCCGGCCGCGTCCGCACCCGCGGCATCGCCTGCGGACCAGCATGACTCGCCGGACCACGCCGGTCACGACATGAGCGGCATGGCGGGCATGGGCCACACGAGCAATAACGCGGGGATGGAAATGGGCCCCATGCAGGGCGGCAAGGCGCCGGCCGATGCGCGCAGTGGCGACTGGTCCGACGGCGTGGCCCCGATGTCGGCGCACGATATGCGCATGATGGACATGGACGACACGTCATCCACGGGCATGTTGCTGATCGACAACCTCGAGGCTTATGCGGGGCAGGGTGGTCACGGGCAATCGTGGGAGGCGGAGGGCTGGTACGGCAACGATCGCGACAAGCTCTGGGTTCGGAGCGAGGGCGATCGAAGCGACGGCCGTCCGCAGGACGGTGATGTGGAAGTGCTCTGGAGCCACGCCGTCGCGACGTTCTGGGATACGCAGCTTGGCGTGCGGCGTGACATCGGCGCCGGCCCGAAACGGAACTGGGCGGCGTTCGGTGTGCAGGGCCTCGCGCCGTACTGGTTCGAGGTCGAGGCCACCGCGTACGCGGGCCAGGGCGGGCGTACGGCTGCACGGGTTCGCGTGGAGTACGAGCTGCTGCTTACGCAGCGGCTGATCCTCCAGCCGGAAATCGAGCTCAACGCTTACGGCAAGAACGACATCGCCCGTGGCATTCGATCCGGCATCTCCAGCGTCGACGGCGGCCTGCGTCTGCGCTATGAAATCCGCCGGTCCGTCGCCCCGTATGTGGGTGTCGCCTGGGAGCACCTGACCGGCGGCACGGCGGATCTGGCCTCGGGCCGCGGTCAACGCATCACCGACCGCCGCTGGGTGGCCGGCGTTCGTCTCTGGTTCTAG
- a CDS encoding NAD(P)H-binding protein, producing the protein MYAITGITGQVGSALADALFAAGRPVRAVVRDASKAEPFVARGAEVAVAELHDTAALTRAFSGAEAVFILLPPVFDPAPDFLTAEDPAIASIHDALLAARPKQVVALSTIGADATQENLLSRLTRMERVLGGLPVPVTFLRAGWFLENAR; encoded by the coding sequence ATGTACGCCATCACCGGAATCACGGGCCAGGTCGGCAGCGCGCTGGCCGATGCCTTGTTCGCCGCAGGGAGGCCGGTCCGCGCCGTCGTGCGCGATGCGAGCAAGGCGGAGCCCTTCGTCGCGCGCGGCGCGGAAGTCGCGGTCGCCGAGCTTCATGACACGGCCGCGTTGACGCGCGCCTTCAGCGGTGCCGAAGCCGTGTTCATCCTGCTCCCGCCGGTCTTCGATCCCGCGCCCGATTTTCTGACGGCCGAGGATCCGGCCATCGCGTCCATCCATGACGCGCTGCTGGCCGCCCGGCCGAAACAGGTGGTCGCACTGTCGACCATCGGTGCCGACGCGACGCAGGAGAACCTGCTGTCGCGGCTCACCCGCATGGAACGGGTGCTCGGCGGCCTGCCCGTTCCCGTCACCTTCCTGCGGGCGGGGTGGTTTCTCGAGAACGCGCGGTAG
- a CDS encoding LysR family transcriptional regulator has translation MSTDGRFLGNLSVLVSVVETGNFARAAEALGLSPSGVSRAIGRLETRLGVRLLHRTTRSVSLTDEGERLYDRVSPLLSGIEDAAWSAAGDAQAVRGRLRVSLDPMFSWQIVAPRLEAFLSRFPGLEVEIVTRDDLGDLIGEGIDVSVRFCEPPSSSLVARKLLDTRVLTVAAPSYLKKHGRPSNPSELAAHRCIQFRDPVTRRPFEWEFHRRGKVVPVQTTGPLLVNDSGTMYAVCLAGAGVAQVLAASVQSALADGRLVELFPEWNGETFPLYAFYPSRRHAPPKVRAFVDFCVSLVTNNDILPGRNEH, from the coding sequence ATGTCCACCGATGGCCGATTTCTCGGCAACCTTTCCGTGCTGGTCTCGGTCGTGGAGACCGGCAATTTCGCCCGCGCCGCCGAGGCGCTCGGGCTGTCGCCTTCGGGCGTCAGCCGCGCCATCGGCCGGCTCGAGACGCGCCTGGGCGTACGCCTCCTGCACCGGACGACACGCTCGGTGAGCCTGACCGACGAAGGCGAGCGTCTCTACGACCGCGTAAGCCCCCTGCTGTCGGGGATCGAGGATGCGGCATGGTCGGCCGCCGGCGATGCACAGGCCGTACGTGGACGCCTTCGGGTCAGTCTCGATCCGATGTTTTCCTGGCAGATCGTGGCACCGCGACTGGAGGCCTTCCTTTCGCGCTTCCCCGGTCTCGAGGTTGAGATCGTGACGCGCGACGACCTTGGCGACCTGATTGGCGAGGGCATCGACGTCTCCGTACGCTTCTGCGAACCACCCTCGTCTTCACTCGTGGCGCGCAAACTGCTCGATACCCGTGTGCTGACCGTTGCCGCGCCGTCCTACCTCAAAAAGCACGGTCGGCCGTCGAACCCGTCCGAGCTCGCGGCACACCGCTGCATCCAGTTCCGAGATCCGGTCACCCGGCGCCCGTTCGAGTGGGAGTTTCATCGGCGCGGCAAGGTGGTGCCCGTGCAGACGACCGGCCCTTTGCTGGTCAACGACTCGGGAACGATGTACGCCGTGTGCCTGGCCGGCGCGGGTGTGGCGCAGGTACTCGCCGCCAGTGTCCAGAGCGCCCTGGCTGACGGCCGGCTCGTCGAACTGTTTCCCGAGTGGAACGGCGAAACCTTCCCTCTCTATGCCTTCTACCCCTCGCGCCGACACGCACCGCCAAAGGTCAGGGCATTCGTGGACTTTTGTGTGTCCCTCGTCACGAATAACGATATTCTACCCGGACGAAACGAGCACTAA